A window from Mangifera indica cultivar Alphonso chromosome 2, CATAS_Mindica_2.1, whole genome shotgun sequence encodes these proteins:
- the LOC123204988 gene encoding exopolygalacturonase-like, which yields MENMMKFIVAKFVLVLLVSTTRAHTVFDVTAEGAKPEGDASQALMAAWGKACACTEPSKILIPKGLFLLSPVTLQGPCKCAVELEVQGTLKASSNNKAGKEGGWVTFQRIDQFTLTGEGIFDGQGEKAWGACGTNFCDKLPINIRFDFLNNSLVQGITSLNSKQFHINVLGCNNLTFQSVHVTAPAESLNTDGIHIGRSCGVNIIDTIIHTGDDCVSIGDGAKNVSVTNVECGPGHGIAIGSLGKFENEEPVLGITIKNCTLNNTDNGVRIKTWPASTDNTASSIHFEGINMNNVSNPILIDQVYCPWNRCNAKVPSRVKLSDISFKNIKGTSSTPLLMKLVCSSGIPCEAVEVADIDIKYTGVGPTQAQCTNVKPTISGVMSLPECTEAVAPTAAVAAGPAA from the exons aTGGAAAACATGATGAAGTTCATAGTGGCGAAGTTTGTTTTGGTACTACTTGTGTCAACAACTAGAGCTCACACAGTTTTTGACGTTACAGCAGAAGGTGCAAAACCTGAAGGTGATGCCAGCCAG GCTTTAATGGCTGCATGGGGCAAAGCATGTGCGTGCACTGAACCTAGCAAAATTCTTATTCCAAAAGGACTATTCTTATTAAGTCCAGTGACTTTGCAAGGTCCATGCAAGTGTGCTGTTGAGCTTGAGGTTCAAGGCACCCTTAAAGCCTCGTCCAATAACAAAGCTGGGAAGGAAGGTGGCTGGGTCACTTTCCAGCGTATCGATCAATTCACATTGACAGGAGAAGGAATTTTTGATGGACAAGGAGAAAAAGCTTGGGGTGCTTGTGGCACAAATTTTTGCGACAAACTTCCCata AATATAAGGTTCGACTTCCTCAACAACAGTCTTGTTCAGGGTATAACATCATTGAACAGCAAACAGTTTCATATTAACGTCCTGGGTTGCAACAACCTAACTTTTCAATCTGTTCATGTTACTGCACCCGCTGAGAGCCTCAACACAGACGGAATCCACATTGGAAGATCTTGTGGAGTTAACATAATAGACACAATAATCCACACCGGTGATGATTGTGTCTCCATTGGCGATGGTGCCAAAAATGTATCAGTCACCAATGTAGAATGCGGACCTGGTCATGGTATCGCTATTGGAAGCTTAGGAAAGTTCGAGAATGAAGAACCAGTGTTAGGAATCACTATCAAGAATTGCACTTTAAATAATACTGACAATGGAGTTAGAATAAAAACTTGGCCAGCTTCTACTGACAACACTGCATCTAGTATTCATTTTGAGGGCATTAACATGAATAATGTCAGCAACCCTATCCTCATAGATCAAGTATATTGTCCATGGAATCGATGCAATGCAAAG gtTCCATCGCGTGTTAAGCTCAGTGACATTAGCTTCAAGAATATTAAGGGCACTTCGTCAACTCCCCTTCTCATGAAGCTTGTCTGTAGCAGTGGTATACCATGTGAGGCGGTGGAGGTTGCtgatattgatattaaatacaCAGGAGTTGGACCAACACAAGCTCAATGCACTAACGTCAAGCCCACCATTTCTGGTGTGATGAGCCTGCCTGAATGCACTGAAGCAGTAGCACCCACAGCAGCAGTAGCAGCAGGACCCGCAGCCTAA
- the LOC123200768 gene encoding exopolygalacturonase-like — protein sequence MNALAKFVVAKLVLVLLASTTRAKLVFDVTKEGAKTGADINQALTSSWNKACTSTIPSKVFIPKGIFLLSPVTLEGPCKTAIEVEVQGTLKALTNSKVTKDNSWVTFQRIEHFTLSGGGTFDGQGANAWGTCGNNFCKQLPINIRFDFIINGFVHTLKSLNSKQFHINVLGCNDLTFQRVNIIAPADSHNTDGIHIGRSNGIKIIDSNIRTGDDCVSIGDGSKNISVTNVECGPGHGISIGSLGKFEKEEPVFGITVKNCTLTNTDNGVRIKTWPASTVNSASMIHFENIIMNNVSNPILIDQVYCPWNQCNAKVPSRVKLSNISFKRIRGTSATPVAMKLVCSSGTPCQGVEVADIQLKYIGKEAAVSECENVKPMISGVMNPPACSRRA from the exons ATGAACGCCTTGGCTAAATTCGTAGTGGCAAAACTTGTCTTGGTATTGCTTGCGTCAACAACTAGAGCTAAATTGGTTTTTGACGTGACAAAAGAAGGTGCAAAGACTGGAGCTGATATCAACCAG GCTTTAACCAGTTCATGGAACAAAGCCTGTACGTCAACTATCCCGAGTAAAGTGTTTATTCCAAAAGGGATATTCTTATTAAGTCCAGTGACTTTAGAAGGTCCATGCAAGACTGCTATTGAGGTCGAGGTTCAAGGCACCCTTAAAGCCCTAACTAATAGCAAAGTGACGAAGGATAATAGTTGGGTCACTTTCCAACGGATCGAGCACTTCACATTGTCAGGTGGTGGAACTTTTGATGGCCAAGGAGCCAATGCATGGGGTACTTGTGGCAATAATTTTTGCAAACAACTTCCCATC AATATAAGGTTCGACTTCATCATCAACGGGTTTGTCCATACTCTAAAATCATTGAACAGCAAACAATTTCATATTAATGTCCTGGGTTGCAACGACTTAACATTTCAACGCGTTAACATTATTGCACCAGCTGATAGCCACAACACTGATGGAATACACATTGGGAGATCCAATGGAATCAAAATAATAGATTCAAACATCAGAACTGGTGATGATTGTGTCTCTATTGGCGATGGTAGCAAAAATATATCAGTCACCAATGTTGAATGCGGACCTGGTCATGGTATCAGTATAGGAAGCTTAGGAAAGTTTGAGAAAGAGGAACCGGTGTTTGGAATCACTGTCAAGAATTGCACTTTAACTAATACTGACAATGGCGTTAGAATAAAAACTTGGCCAGCTTCTACTGTTAACTCTGCATCTATGAttcattttgaaaacattattatGAATAATGTCAGCAATCCTATCCTCATAGATCAAGTCTATTGCCCATGGAATCAATGCAATGCAAAG GTTCCATCACGTGTTAAGCTTAGTAACATTAGCTTCAAGAGAATTCGGGGCACTTCTGCAACACCTGTTGCCATGAAGCTTGTTTGTAGCAGTGGTACGCCATGTCAAGGTGTGGAGGTTGCTGATATTCAACTTAAATACATTGGAAAAGAAGCAGCAGTATCTGAATGTGAAAACGTCAAACCCATGATTTCTGGTGTGATGAACCCGCCTGCTTGCAGTCGCAGAGcttaa